Proteins from one Anopheles nili chromosome 2, idAnoNiliSN_F5_01, whole genome shotgun sequence genomic window:
- the LOC128731179 gene encoding BTB/POZ domain-containing protein 7, translating to MNPGLWGCLIPCGLSYWCESKSGSDPCITTEMGATASTDCPGSSGGAGSGVGSGGAVGGGVGASGMLGLSGITSTAGITTTPLTSAGGGAGYGPLCGVAGSGAGGSGSGGGPGAVVRERRKKVTGFATLKKKLIRRRRSSKACDHGRVLREFVSSWSPMELSALLEEYESLAALKDLSVQAELARPPATTFKQDLASLYDFKHCTDCDLVFRGTVFPVHRAILSARCSYFRDLLAGCPGYGARICLELRSSPVDVAMFSSLLRYLYTGDLCTHDPTIDVSLLRRLGEDFGTPNPLENDLRYLLETGDYADAAIVFTSEGGDYHRPDSGSSEYGFRPKLELPCHKAILSARSPFFKNMIQRRTRNISEEHQLHGTDRSLHATTRIVLDEGVIPKRYARVLLHAIYLDTVDLSLILRGNGCGSGAGSLGEVQALTHTGRARPSHLEEAMELYQIGRFLELDILAQGCEDLILEWLSLDTLATVLRWGSQPHGSAWVYRQACHYLREEFSAIVGSPVLFQLDKSQLIEALQNNFLQASELEVLQAVLKWGEQELIRRMEDREPNLLSHTAHSVTRKGIKKRDLSDVELREILSELLPHVRMDHVLPPNNEILNQAIRRGLVSTPPSHMIGDERESLRINAWIRGGKNHGLFVRPRLFMPYYEEVKVLLEDHIASQQIELLRMRRSRHHMPDIPDTLYMVSRLNSNAGTTLGGGSAAGVDVVAATTAPIPAPDAQTMESMQKRDQKLRQSPGCQRALGLPLSSRGEINRQIRLRVVREFNFPDEVAELLESANCYCHDGDPTGVSKGQPDYDHDSHLHHHSHHHAHHRHDLHASQQSLDDESTPPPSPAMPSAELGAQASVHCFGRNMTFPRQQAQQQQQYPSPQQPPSHHPSQRPSMAPHSLLSHGGHGSVGGASGSSGTGGIHSSLNNPLALIGGSHRRQELPSVIPGGDIVAYRLSAPAGGGVVGPPGGIGGGGLDLSEMGACSDGHLSDVMPDVAMATASLGQLHLGGGNGAATGGGVGNGSDVPESLHLDLGDGPSHMIGAAAIGGLHHNIPHHRLTPATTTFHHYMTRNLLNPIHASTSQQSTSQSQQQGHHSSLQPSASSSSSSSSMLLGGHSASSQLHGSQASLSHGGQQSQQQQQHHGSQQLLNVVAPSSSQQQQQQQQQSSQQQSLAQRSSSPYTLHRASPSLPHSSYHSGPPRFL from the exons ATGAATCCTGGTCTATGGGGATGCCTGATACCCTGTGGACTGTCATACTGGTGCGAGAGTAAGAGTGGCAGTGACCCATGCATTACGACGGAGATGGGAGCAACAGCGTCAACAGACTGTCCCGGCTCTAGTGGAGGAGCAGGGAGTGGCGTCGGTTCAGGGGGAGCGGTCGGTGGCGGTGTTGGCGCTAGCGGAATGCTCGGACTTTCGGGGATCACCTCGACGGCGGGAATCACGACGACCCCGCTAACGTCGGCCGGTGGTGGAGCGGGCTACGGGCCCTTGTGCGGTGTAGCCGGAAGTGGTGCTGGTGGCAGCGGATCGGGGGGTGGCCCGGGAGCTGTTGTTCGTGAGCGGCGCAAAAAGGTGACCGGATTTGCGACGCTAAAGAAAAAATTAATCCGACGACGTCGTTCGTCGAAAGCCTGTGATCATGGGCGCGTCCTGCGGGAGTTCGTGTCCAGCTGGAGCCCCATGGAGCTGTCGGCCCTGCTGGAGGAGTACGAGTCGCTCGCGGCACTGAAGGATCTCTCGGTGCAAGCGGAACTGGCCCGGCCACCGGCGACCACCTTCAAGCAGGATCTCGCCAGCCTGTACGATTTCAAGCACTGCACCGACTGCGATCTGGTCTTCCGTGGGACCGTCTTTCCGGTGCACCGGGCGATCTTATCGGCGCGCTGCTCGTATTTCAGAGACCTGTTGGCAGGATGTCCCGGGTACGGAGCGCGCATTTGTCTCGAGTTGCGGTCGTCGCCGGTGGATGTGGCCATGTTTTCATCGTTGCTGCGTTACCTCTACACTGGGGATCTCTGCACGCACGATCCGACCATAGACGTTAGCTTGCTGCGTCGGTTAGGGGAAGATTTCGGTACACCCAACCCGCTCGAGAATGATCTCCGGTATCTGCTGGAGACGGGCGACTACGCGGACGCTGCCATTGTGTTCACGTCCGAGGGGGGCGACTATCATCGGCCCGACTCGGGCAGCTCGGAGTACGGTTTCCGGCCCAAGCTGGAGCTGCCCTGCCACAAGGCCATCTTGAGCGCACGATCTCCGTTCTTTAAGAACATGATCCAACGGCGAACGCGGAATATCTCGGAGGAGCACCAGCTGCATGGGACGGATCGGTCATTGCACGCGACAACACGCATTGTCCTGGACGAGGGCGTCATCCCGAAGCGATACGCTCGTGTGCTGCTGCATGCGATCTACCTGGATACGGTCGATTTGTCGTTAATCCTGCGCGGCAACGGGTGTGGTAGCGGCGCGGGAAGCCTTGGCGAAGTTCAAGCGCTTACACACACTGGACGGGCCAGGCCGTCTCATCTCGAGGAGGCGATGGAGCTGTACCAGATTGGGCGGTTCCTCGAGCTGGACATACTGGCGCAGGGCTGTGAGGATCTGATTCTGGAGTGGCTGTCACTCGACACGCTGGCGACGGTGCTACGTTGGGGCAGTCAACCCCACGGGTCGGCCTGGGTGTATCGGCAGGCGTGTCACTACCTGCGAGAGGAGTTTTCGGCCATTGTCGGCTCCCCGGTGCTATTCCAGCTCGATAAATCTCAGCTCATCGAGGCACTGCAAAACAATTTCCTGCAGGCGTCCGAACTGGAGGTGCTTCAGGCGGTGCTGAAGTGGGGCGAACAGGAGCTGATCCGCCGGATGGAAGACCGCGAGCCGAATTTGCTCAGCCACACTGCGCACTCCGTCACGCGGAAGGGCATAAAAAAGCGTGACCTCAGCGACGTGGAACTACGCGAGATTCTATCGGAGCTGTTGCCACATGTGCGCATGGACCACGTGCTTCCGCCGAACAACGAAATTCTCAACCAAGCTATTCGACGCGGACTCGTTAGCACGCCGCCGTCCCACATGATTGGGGACGAACGAGAGAGCCTCCGAATCAACGCTTGGATCCGCGGTGGAAAGAATCATGGATTGTTCGTGCGGCCGCGGCTTTTCATGCCGTACTACGAGGAGGTGAAGGTGCTGCTAGAAGATCACATCGCGTCACAACAGATCGAGCTTCTCCGGATGAGACGTTCCCGCCACCACATGCCTGATATTCCGGACACCCTGTACATGGTTTCGCGACTTAATAGTAACGCCGGTACGACGCTCGGTGGTGGGTCGGCGGCCGGAGTAGACGTGGTAGCGGCCACGACCGCTCCTATTCCAGCGCCGGATGCACAAACCATGGAATCGATGCAGAAACGAGATCAAAAGCTTCGCCAGTCACCCGGCTGCCAGCGGGCACTCGGTTTGCCGCTTTCGAGCCGAGGCGAGATCAATCGACAGATCCGGCTGAGGGTGGTGCGAGAGTTCAACTTCCCGGACGAGGTCGCCGAGTTGCTGGAAAGCGCAAACTGTTACTGCCACGACGGAGATCCGACCGGTGTTAGCAAGGGTCAGCCAGATTACGACCATGACagtcatcttcatcatcattcgcaTCATCACGCACATCATCGGCACGATTTGCACGCCAGTCAGCAGTCGTTGGACGATGAATCGACACCACCTCCTTCGCCGGCCATGCCTAGTGCGGAGCTGGGGGCGCAGGCATCTGTGCACTGTTTCGGTCGCAACATGACATTCCCTAGGCAGCaggcacaacagcagcaacagtatcCTTCCCCGCAGCAACCGCCGTCGCACCATCCGTCGCAACGTCCATCGATGGCACCACACTCTCTCCTGTCGCACGGTGGCCATGGATCGGTCGGAGGTGCCAGTGGTAGCAGCGGCACAGGAGGGATCCATTCATCGCTCAACAACCCGCTGGCTTTGATCGGTGGCTCCCACAGGCGACAGGAACTCCCGTCGGTCATTCCGGGCGGGGATATCGTGGCATATCGCCTATCGGCTCCGGCCGGAGGCGGAGTAGTGGGGCCACCAGGTGGAATAGGTGGTGGAGGGCTCGATTTGAGTGAAATGGGCGCTTGTTCCGATGGACATCTGTCGGATGTCATGCCCGATGTGGCCATGGCAACGGCATCGCTCGGTCAGCTCCATCTAGGTGGCGGAAACGGGGCAGcaactggtggtggtgttggtaaCGGATCGGATGTTCCGGAAAGCCTGCATCTGGATCTGGGTGATGGACCGAGTCACATGATTGGAGCTGCCGCTATTGGTGGACTGCACCATAATATCCCG CACCACCGCTTGACTCCAGCCACAACAACTTTCCATCACTACATGACGCGGAATCTTCTAAATCCAATACACGCCTCAACTTCGCAACAATCTACGTCCCAATCGCAGCAACAGGGACACCATTCTTCTCTGCAACCTTCGGCTTCGtcttcatcctcatcgtcctcgaTGTTGCTGGGTGGCCATTCGGCTTCCTCTCAGCTGCACGGATCGCAAGCATCCCTTTCGCACGGTGGCCAGCAGtcccagcaacaacagcagcatcacggATCGCAACAACTGTTGAACGTCGTGGCGCCTTCTTCgtcccaacagcaacagcagcagcaacagcaatcaTCACAGCAACAATCGC